From Trichoplusia ni isolate ovarian cell line Hi5 chromosome 22, tn1, whole genome shotgun sequence, a single genomic window includes:
- the LOC113504417 gene encoding uncharacterized protein LOC113504417 isoform X2 gives MEQKITSITIRQVTEGGVTRRIARAMEVLHASGPGARVRVMRAAYHSSAAPGTPAASFMLQSSRRVISSGFDFLEPPSAPIKPLEISSTPYESSPEPNTEAENYKVTEPDDFDISEPSKWRGSTRGSSIRMPSEESSSTDNASIIDLDARLGKNLLRKYSYDSECSEIQFGSRNTSRNSPLLDTPVTLSTLKYKSLLNNSNDWNSRRKSYSFEDTAPLNESIIHSNDTLAMESSTDSGICKSTEIVNDYMDDSTHTKSFPRDDKKPQKNEESFRDWLSKNRPISQYRGTKFKTYRDHEIVMEDPIENNITLQSSGKVSITLPVTVEGDDENYQKVSQVIEDGERKVKRVEFCKTEVHFTAESGKVNIIETDNKPPPSNDFRKRRSAFVPMQDMIEKPITLFGDKTDIPTTNGIGTALNVSGSELSESDENTAATKSILKNKIPKPKPYLLGENMAFGMPDDLLKKDLYSESKLTAVSLVNKQLEPEKHQNEVKPMFPRDAGVVIKPKPLRTINTGPTKTDSLKSDKTVTIHTVQTEEATTVNDVKTRFSGLQLSPVPRKPKTRQLRESDLTYFGVDNNPKSIHTDHNPVESKMGRTENVVENIFHSVKLIQQVSNSVCNSEPESEEAPEYQNIPLNINYAPVPTPRQRSRHDDKPKEISEIKVYKPVVEKDYQDSTHGERSLSRRARIRTQHESATSRSISAPPKALRHNPTELSQRREDHSIRSSKNELLKEENRMFSNKKRNSTDDSNPIYVNLSIVAEKPKSYENRDPGKIKTTSSKRENKPSRIDKIKSKLERSGDVPTKEFCYIDKRKEHRFDSETDSSIRKRHSPSKDTHTRQAHKDSLSRRAVQGDKQINAEPNSSRHGRKSREEQSSKEINNSRKSDYRSKSLQRPGSTKVSEDTSKDTSLKRTEQFKDSLEHNQETSRSRKSNSSKDKTHSTKEIIIPSPKLDISSSARHSSSLSKKDDKEQHKTHKLNKRREYVINYDDKNGTVSSICKVTPPSLGTPKRKKPPKEILKDNYYNENSLKNRSINKTAPLQLEDHQMERNGLNYADRKWKTKVHIQRSCQLL, from the exons ATGGAGCAAAAAATCACATCTATTACAATTAGGCAG GTGACAGAGGGTGGAGTGACGCGTCGCATAGCGCGCGCAATGGAGGTTCTGCACGCGAGCGGGCCGGGAGCGCGCGTGCGGGTCATGCGCGCCGCGTACCACTCGTCCGCCGCGCCCGGCACGCCAGCCGCTTCCTTCATGCTACAGTCTTCACGAAGG GTCATTTCCTCCGGGTTCGACTTCTTAGAGCCTCCTTCAGCACCTATAAAGCCGTTAGAAATATCGTCTACACCATATGAATCATCTCCAGAACCAAATACGGAAGCAGAAAATTACAAAGTAACTGAACCTGATGACTTCGATATATCGGAGCCATCCAAATGGCGAGGTTCGACAAGAGGCAGCTCCATTCGGATGCCTAGTGAAGAGTCTTCGTCTACAGACAACGCCAGTATCATCGATTTAGATGCAAGGCTGGGAAAAAACTTACTCAGAAAATACTCCTACGATTCAGAATGCAGTGAGATTCAATTTGGAAGTAGAAATACCAGTCGCAACTCTCCTCTTTTAGATACACCAGTAACCTTGAGCACATTGAAATACAAATCCCTATTAAACAACAGTAATGATTGGAATTCCAGACGCAAAAGCTACAGTTTTGAAGATACCGCCCCACTAAATGAATCTATTATACACTCTAACGACACACTGGCGATGGAATCTTCCACGGACAGCGGCATTTGTAAATCAACAGAAATTGTAAACGATTATATGGATGATAGCACACACACAAAAAGCTTTCCCAGGGATGACAAAAAGCCACAGAAAAATGAAGAATCATTTAGAGACTGGCTATCTAAAAATAGACCGATATCACAGTACAGAGGAACTAAATTTAAGACTTATCGAGATCACGAAATAGTTATGGAAGACCCAATCGAGAATAATATAACGCTGCAATCATCGGGAAAAGTTTCAATAACTTTACCTGTAACTGTTGAAGGCGACGATGAAAATTATCAGAAAGTTAGCCAAGTGATTGAAGATGGTGAAAGAAAAGTTAAAAGAGTAGAGTTTTGCAAAACTGAAGTTCATTTTACTGCAGAATCAGGTAAAGTGAATATAATTGAAACGGATAACAAACCCCCACCTTCGAATGATTTTCGAAAAAGGAGAAGTGCTTTTGTTCCTATGCAAGATATGATTGAGAAACCGATTACGTTGTTTGGTGACAAAACCGACATCCCAACAACGAATGGAATAGGTACTGCCCTAAATGTAAGTGGTAGTGAGCTTAGCGAATCCGATGAGAATACCGCAGCTACAAAAAGTattctcaaaaacaaaattccGAAACCCAAACCATATCTTTTAGGTGAGAACATGGCATTTGGGATGCCCGATGATCTTCTAAAGAAAGATTTGTATAGTGAGTCTAAATTAACGGCGGTTTCTTTAGTAAATAAGCAATTAGAACCAGAAAAGCACCAAAACGAAGTCAAACCAATGTTCCCACGGGATGCAGGAGTTGTGATTAAACCCAAACCTTTGCGGACAATAAATACAG GTCCCACCAAAACCGACAGTTTGAAAAGCGATAAAACTGTCACAATCCATACAGTTCAGACTGAAGAGGCTACTACTGTAAATGATGTCAAAACTAGATTTAGTGGCTTGCAACTGTCTCCAGTACCACGGAAGCCTAAAACCCGACAACTACGAGAAAGCGATCTCACATACTTTGGAGTAGACAACAATCCTAAATCTATTCACACAGACCACAATCCAGTAGAAAGTAAAATGGGGCGCACCGAAAATGTTGTCGAAAACATATTTCATTCTGTTAAACTTATTCAGCAGGTATCAAACAGTGTGTGCAATAGTGAGCCTGAATCAGAAGAGGCGCCAGAATATCAAAACATTCCTTTAAATATCAACTATGCCCCAGTTCCTACACCGAGGCAACGGTCGCGTCATGACGACAAACCTAAGGAAATTAGCGAAATCAAGGTTTATAAGCCGGTAGTTGAAAAGGATTATCAGGACTCAACACATGGTGAAAGGTCTCTGTCGCGTCGCGCGAGAATTCGCACACAGCACGAGAGTGCGACTAGCAGAAGTATTTCTGCCCCACCAAAAGCTTTGAGGCATAACCCAACTGAGCTGTCACAGCGACGTGAGGATCACTCGATACG ttccAGTAAAAATGAATTACTAAAAGAGGAAAACAGAATGTTTTCGAACAAAAAACGGAACTCAACTGATGACAGCAAtcctatttatgtaaatttaagcATCGTTGCAGAAAAACCTAAGAGTTATGAAAACCGTGATCcgggaaaaattaaaactacttccAGTAAACGGGAAAATAAGCCGTCTagaattgataaaattaaaagcaaactaGAAAGATCTGGAGATGTACCCACTAAAGAGTTTTGTTATATTGATAAGAGAAAGGAACATCGGTTCGATTCAGAAACTGATAGTAGTATCCGGAAACGACACTCGCCTAGTAAAGATACACATACACGCCAAGCCCACAAAGATAGTCTATCTAGACGGGCGGTTCAGGGTGATAAACAGATAAATGCGGAGCCGAATTCCTCCAGACACGGCCGCAAATCTCGAGAGGAACAATCTTCGAAGGAAATAAATAACTCTAGAAAGTCAGATTATAGAAGTAAATCATTACAGCGACCTGGATCTACCAAGGTCTCAGAAGATACTTCTAAGGATACCAGTTTAAAGAGGACAGAACAATTCAAAGACAGTCTAGAACACAATCAAGAGACAAGCAGGAGTCGCAAAAGTAATTCTTCTAAGGATAAAACTCATTCTACTAAAGAAATAATCATTCCATCACCAAAATTAGACATAAGCTCCAGTGCTCGACATTCCTCATCACTATCAAAGAAAGATGACAAAGAACAACACAAAACTCACAAATTGAATAAACGTCGTGAATATGTTATCAATTATGATGATAAAAACGGAACGGTCTCATCTATTTGTAAAGTAACGCCTCCAAGCCTTGGAACACCAAAGCGGAAGAAACCTCCAAAAGAAATATTGAAAGATAATTATTACAACGAGAACTCGTTGAAAAATAGATCCATAAACAAAACTGCTCCGC TGCAGCTAGAAGATCATCAAATGGAACGAAACGGACTGAATTATGCAGATAGGAAATGGAAGACAAAAGTACATATACAAAGGTCTTGCCAATTGTTATAG
- the LOC113504417 gene encoding uncharacterized protein LOC113504417 isoform X5, translating to MEVLHASGPGARVRVMRAAYHSSAAPGTPAASFMLQSSRRVISSGFDFLEPPSAPIKPLEISSTPYESSPEPNTEAENYKVTEPDDFDISEPSKWRGSTRGSSIRMPSEESSSTDNASIIDLDARLGKNLLRKYSYDSECSEIQFGSRNTSRNSPLLDTPVTLSTLKYKSLLNNSNDWNSRRKSYSFEDTAPLNESIIHSNDTLAMESSTDSGICKSTEIVNDYMDDSTHTKSFPRDDKKPQKNEESFRDWLSKNRPISQYRGTKFKTYRDHEIVMEDPIENNITLQSSGKVSITLPVTVEGDDENYQKVSQVIEDGERKVKRVEFCKTEVHFTAESGKVNIIETDNKPPPSNDFRKRRSAFVPMQDMIEKPITLFGDKTDIPTTNGIGTALNVSGSELSESDENTAATKSILKNKIPKPKPYLLGENMAFGMPDDLLKKDLYSESKLTAVSLVNKQLEPEKHQNEVKPMFPRDAGVVIKPKPLRTINTGPTKTDSLKSDKTVTIHTVQTEEATTVNDVKTRFSGLQLSPVPRKPKTRQLRESDLTYFGVDNNPKSIHTDHNPVESKMGRTENVVENIFHSVKLIQQVSNSVCNSEPESEEAPEYQNIPLNINYAPVPTPRQRSRHDDKPKEISEIKVYKPVVEKDYQDSTHGERSLSRRARIRTQHESATSRSISAPPKALRHNPTELSQRREDHSIRSSKNELLKEENRMFSNKKRNSTDDSNPIYVNLSIVAEKPKSYENRDPGKIKTTSSKRENKPSRIDKIKSKLERSGDVPTKEFCYIDKRKEHRFDSETDSSIRKRHSPSKDTHTRQAHKDSLSRRAVQGDKQINAEPNSSRHGRKSREEQSSKEINNSRKSDYRSKSLQRPGSTKVSEDTSKDTSLKRTEQFKDSLEHNQETSRSRKSNSSKDKTHSTKEIIIPSPKLDISSSARHSSSLSKKDDKEQHKTHKLNKRREYVINYDDKNGTVSSICKVTPPSLGTPKRKKPPKEILKDNYYNENSLKNRSINKTAPLQLEDHQMERNGLNYADRKWKTKVHIQRSCQLL from the exons ATGGAGGTTCTGCACGCGAGCGGGCCGGGAGCGCGCGTGCGGGTCATGCGCGCCGCGTACCACTCGTCCGCCGCGCCCGGCACGCCAGCCGCTTCCTTCATGCTACAGTCTTCACGAAGG GTCATTTCCTCCGGGTTCGACTTCTTAGAGCCTCCTTCAGCACCTATAAAGCCGTTAGAAATATCGTCTACACCATATGAATCATCTCCAGAACCAAATACGGAAGCAGAAAATTACAAAGTAACTGAACCTGATGACTTCGATATATCGGAGCCATCCAAATGGCGAGGTTCGACAAGAGGCAGCTCCATTCGGATGCCTAGTGAAGAGTCTTCGTCTACAGACAACGCCAGTATCATCGATTTAGATGCAAGGCTGGGAAAAAACTTACTCAGAAAATACTCCTACGATTCAGAATGCAGTGAGATTCAATTTGGAAGTAGAAATACCAGTCGCAACTCTCCTCTTTTAGATACACCAGTAACCTTGAGCACATTGAAATACAAATCCCTATTAAACAACAGTAATGATTGGAATTCCAGACGCAAAAGCTACAGTTTTGAAGATACCGCCCCACTAAATGAATCTATTATACACTCTAACGACACACTGGCGATGGAATCTTCCACGGACAGCGGCATTTGTAAATCAACAGAAATTGTAAACGATTATATGGATGATAGCACACACACAAAAAGCTTTCCCAGGGATGACAAAAAGCCACAGAAAAATGAAGAATCATTTAGAGACTGGCTATCTAAAAATAGACCGATATCACAGTACAGAGGAACTAAATTTAAGACTTATCGAGATCACGAAATAGTTATGGAAGACCCAATCGAGAATAATATAACGCTGCAATCATCGGGAAAAGTTTCAATAACTTTACCTGTAACTGTTGAAGGCGACGATGAAAATTATCAGAAAGTTAGCCAAGTGATTGAAGATGGTGAAAGAAAAGTTAAAAGAGTAGAGTTTTGCAAAACTGAAGTTCATTTTACTGCAGAATCAGGTAAAGTGAATATAATTGAAACGGATAACAAACCCCCACCTTCGAATGATTTTCGAAAAAGGAGAAGTGCTTTTGTTCCTATGCAAGATATGATTGAGAAACCGATTACGTTGTTTGGTGACAAAACCGACATCCCAACAACGAATGGAATAGGTACTGCCCTAAATGTAAGTGGTAGTGAGCTTAGCGAATCCGATGAGAATACCGCAGCTACAAAAAGTattctcaaaaacaaaattccGAAACCCAAACCATATCTTTTAGGTGAGAACATGGCATTTGGGATGCCCGATGATCTTCTAAAGAAAGATTTGTATAGTGAGTCTAAATTAACGGCGGTTTCTTTAGTAAATAAGCAATTAGAACCAGAAAAGCACCAAAACGAAGTCAAACCAATGTTCCCACGGGATGCAGGAGTTGTGATTAAACCCAAACCTTTGCGGACAATAAATACAG GTCCCACCAAAACCGACAGTTTGAAAAGCGATAAAACTGTCACAATCCATACAGTTCAGACTGAAGAGGCTACTACTGTAAATGATGTCAAAACTAGATTTAGTGGCTTGCAACTGTCTCCAGTACCACGGAAGCCTAAAACCCGACAACTACGAGAAAGCGATCTCACATACTTTGGAGTAGACAACAATCCTAAATCTATTCACACAGACCACAATCCAGTAGAAAGTAAAATGGGGCGCACCGAAAATGTTGTCGAAAACATATTTCATTCTGTTAAACTTATTCAGCAGGTATCAAACAGTGTGTGCAATAGTGAGCCTGAATCAGAAGAGGCGCCAGAATATCAAAACATTCCTTTAAATATCAACTATGCCCCAGTTCCTACACCGAGGCAACGGTCGCGTCATGACGACAAACCTAAGGAAATTAGCGAAATCAAGGTTTATAAGCCGGTAGTTGAAAAGGATTATCAGGACTCAACACATGGTGAAAGGTCTCTGTCGCGTCGCGCGAGAATTCGCACACAGCACGAGAGTGCGACTAGCAGAAGTATTTCTGCCCCACCAAAAGCTTTGAGGCATAACCCAACTGAGCTGTCACAGCGACGTGAGGATCACTCGATACG ttccAGTAAAAATGAATTACTAAAAGAGGAAAACAGAATGTTTTCGAACAAAAAACGGAACTCAACTGATGACAGCAAtcctatttatgtaaatttaagcATCGTTGCAGAAAAACCTAAGAGTTATGAAAACCGTGATCcgggaaaaattaaaactacttccAGTAAACGGGAAAATAAGCCGTCTagaattgataaaattaaaagcaaactaGAAAGATCTGGAGATGTACCCACTAAAGAGTTTTGTTATATTGATAAGAGAAAGGAACATCGGTTCGATTCAGAAACTGATAGTAGTATCCGGAAACGACACTCGCCTAGTAAAGATACACATACACGCCAAGCCCACAAAGATAGTCTATCTAGACGGGCGGTTCAGGGTGATAAACAGATAAATGCGGAGCCGAATTCCTCCAGACACGGCCGCAAATCTCGAGAGGAACAATCTTCGAAGGAAATAAATAACTCTAGAAAGTCAGATTATAGAAGTAAATCATTACAGCGACCTGGATCTACCAAGGTCTCAGAAGATACTTCTAAGGATACCAGTTTAAAGAGGACAGAACAATTCAAAGACAGTCTAGAACACAATCAAGAGACAAGCAGGAGTCGCAAAAGTAATTCTTCTAAGGATAAAACTCATTCTACTAAAGAAATAATCATTCCATCACCAAAATTAGACATAAGCTCCAGTGCTCGACATTCCTCATCACTATCAAAGAAAGATGACAAAGAACAACACAAAACTCACAAATTGAATAAACGTCGTGAATATGTTATCAATTATGATGATAAAAACGGAACGGTCTCATCTATTTGTAAAGTAACGCCTCCAAGCCTTGGAACACCAAAGCGGAAGAAACCTCCAAAAGAAATATTGAAAGATAATTATTACAACGAGAACTCGTTGAAAAATAGATCCATAAACAAAACTGCTCCGC TGCAGCTAGAAGATCATCAAATGGAACGAAACGGACTGAATTATGCAGATAGGAAATGGAAGACAAAAGTACATATACAAAGGTCTTGCCAATTGTTATAG